The candidate division WOR-3 bacterium sequence GCTGGAACTCCCTTATAGAATCATGCTCCTGAGTACCGGCGATATGACATTCGCCTCAGCAAAGACTTATGACATCGAGGTCTATGCACAGGGAATGAAAGAATGGCTTGAGGTATCTTCGGTCAGTATCTATGAACAGTACCAGGCGCGCCGTGCGAATATCCGTTACCGCAAGACTGAAGGCGGAGTCGATTATGTCTTTACGATGAACGGCTCGGGACTGGCGACACCGAGGATCTTTATCGCGCTGCTGGAAAACAACCAGACCAAGGACGGCCGTATAAAAATCCCCGAAGTGCTGCGTCCTTATATGGCTCATAAGGAGTATATTGAATGAAAAAAAATCCAATCGTTGAAGATATTATAAAGACAGGAGTGATTCTATATAGAAAGAACTATATCTATGCAACAAACGGAAATATCAGCGTAAGGGACAATAACAGTGTCTTTATCACTGCTACGGGGTTGTGCAAAGGAGAGTTAAAACCAGCTGATATACTCAAGGTGAGTCTGGACGGTGAGGTCACAAAGGGTGAACCGTCGATTGAATTAAGAATGCATCTCGGCATATATAAAAGCAGAAAAGACGTCAATGCGGTCATTCTCGCCCATCCTTTCTTCACCAACCTTATCGGCATTCAACCCGGGGCGCTGAATCTTGGAGCATTACCGGATATGGAAAAGCATTTAAAGAAC is a genomic window containing:
- a CDS encoding class II aldolase/adducin family protein — encoded protein: MKKNPIVEDIIKTGVILYRKNYIYATNGNISVRDNNSVFITATGLCKGELKPADILKVSLDGEVTKGEPSIELRMHLGIYKSRKDVNAVILAHPFFTNLIGIQPGALNLGALPDMEKHLKNIDFIPNIKPGSPALAKAVTNAIKKTDIVVIHRYGCVTVGETLNNARYKLERLEYLARFLVYKQIIF